One segment of Solanum lycopersicum chromosome 1, SLM_r2.1 DNA contains the following:
- the LOC101266756 gene encoding uncharacterized protein isoform X3, whose translation MDHQQTPNAPLLPPPMRPTVHQDDADEEDETVKQLNECSSVYLSLQDCLINSNRNWKSCQKEVQALKACNDRRQKDKRS comes from the exons ATGGACCATCAACAAACTCCGAACGCGCCACTGCTTCCGCCGCCGATGCGGCCAACGGTACATCAGGATGACGCCGACGAAGAAGACGAAACTGTAAAGCAGCTCAACGAGTGCTCTTCTGTCTACTTATCATTACAG GATTGTCTGATCAATTCTAACCGGAATTGGAAATCTTGTCAAAAAG AAGTTCAGGCTCTCAAGGCATGTAACGATAGAAGACAGAAAGACAAGAGGAGTTGA
- the LOC101266756 gene encoding uncharacterized protein isoform X2, with protein sequence MDHQQTPNAPLLPPPMRPTVHQDDADEEDETVKQLNECSSVYLSLQDCLINSNRNWKSCQKAKSLQGHKLWLWHYRNNQTSR encoded by the exons ATGGACCATCAACAAACTCCGAACGCGCCACTGCTTCCGCCGCCGATGCGGCCAACGGTACATCAGGATGACGCCGACGAAGAAGACGAAACTGTAAAGCAGCTCAACGAGTGCTCTTCTGTCTACTTATCATTACAG GATTGTCTGATCAATTCTAACCGGAATTGGAAATCTTGTCAAAAAG caAAAAGTTTACAGGGTCATAAGTTGTGGCTGTGGCACTACAGAAACAACCAAACTAGCAGATGA
- the LOC101266158 gene encoding probable protein phosphatase 2C 35 isoform X2 has translation MGCVHGKCCCRYPRSSDGDNREDLGRYAQVQTHILAGRSVESAQVPSHNFRLEYSVLTQRGFYPESPEKENQDSYCIRTQLQGNPNVHFFGVFDGHGQFGTECSVFVRDRLVEILSNDSTLLDDPVKAYNSAFSITNEELHDSEIDDSMSGTTAITALLVGDMLYVANVGDSRAVMAVKEGNRVVAKDLSSDQTPFRKDECERVKSCGARVLSVDQVEGLKDPDIQSWGDEETEGGDPPRLWVQNGMYPGTAFTRSVGDSTAESIGVVAVPEVTTVHLTAHHPFFVVASDGVFEFLSSQTVVDMVNRAADPRDASSAIAGESYKLWLDHENRTDDITIIIVHIKALSNVVVPQPREMEEEQRTQRKKHRRYISLRLLRKVIGQ, from the exons ATGGGGTGTGTTCATGGGAAGTGTTGTTGTAGATATCCAAGATCTTCAGATGGTGATAATAGGGAAGATTTGGGTAGATATGCTCAGGTTCAAACACATATTCTTGCTGGAAGGTCTGTTGAAAGTGCTCAAGTTCCTTCCCATAACTTCAGGTTAGAGTATTCGGTGCTTACGCAGCGCGGGTTTTATCCTGAATCACCTGAGAAAGAAAATCAGGATAGTTATTGTATAAGAACACAGCTTCAGGGTAATCCAAATGTTCATTTCTTTGGGGTGTTTGATGGGCATGGACAGTTTGGTACTGAATGTTCTGTGTTTGTTAGGGATAGGCTTGTTGAGATTTTATCAAATGATTCTACATTGTTAGATGACCCTGTTAAGGCTTACAATTCTGCATTTTCAATAACAAATGAAGAACTTCATGATAGTGAGATTGATGATTCCATGAGTGGGACAACTGCTATAACTGCTCTTCTTGTTGGAGACATGTTGTATGTGGCTAATGTAGGTGATTCAAGAGCAGTGATGGCTGTTAAAGAAGGAAATAGAGTTGTTGCCAAAGATTTGTCTTCTGATCAGACACCATTTAGGAAAGATGAATGTGAAAGAGTGAAAAGCTGTGGGGCAAGAGTTCTTAGTGTTGATCAAGtggaaggtctaaaggatcctGATATTCAATCATGGGGGGACGAGGAAACAGAAGGAGGTGATCCACCTAGATTGTGGGTTCAAAATGGGATGTATCCAGGGACTGCGTTTACACGGAGTGTTGGAGATAGTACAGCTGAAAGCATTGGTGTAGTTGCTGTTCCAGAGGTGACAACAGTACATCTTACAGCTCATCATCCTTTCTTCGTAGTTGCAAGCGATGGTGTCTTTGAGTTCCTCTCCAGCCAAACTGTGGTGGACATG GTAAATAGAGCTGCGGATCCTAGGGATGCAAGTTCAGCCATTGCTGGAGAGTCTTACAAACTGTGGCTAGATCATGAAAATCGGACAGATGATATAACAATCATCATTGTACATATTAAAGCCTTATCCAAT GTGGTGGTGCCACAGCCAAGAGAAATGGAGGAAGAACAACGAACACAGAGAAAGAAACATCGGAGATATATTTCACTCCGTCTGCTTCGGAAGGTTATCGGTCAGTAA
- the LOC101266158 gene encoding probable protein phosphatase 2C 35 isoform X3, with protein sequence MGCVHGKCCCRYPRSSDGDNREDLGRYAQVQTHILAGRSVESAQVPSHNFRLEYSVLTQRGFYPESPEKENQDSYCIRTQLQGNPNVHFFGVFDGHGQFGTECSVFVRDRLVEILSNDSTLLDDPVKAYNSAFSITNEELHDSEIDDSMSGTTAITALLVGDMLYVANVGDSRAVMAVKEGNRVVAKDLSSDQTPFRKDECERVKSCGARVLSVDQVEGLKDPDIQSWGDEETEGGDPPRLWVQNGMYPGTAFTRSVGDSTAESIGVVAVPEVTTVHLTAHHPFFVVASDGVFEFLSSQTVVDMVNRAADPRDASSAIAGESYKLWLDHENRTDDITIIIVHIKALSNLG encoded by the exons ATGGGGTGTGTTCATGGGAAGTGTTGTTGTAGATATCCAAGATCTTCAGATGGTGATAATAGGGAAGATTTGGGTAGATATGCTCAGGTTCAAACACATATTCTTGCTGGAAGGTCTGTTGAAAGTGCTCAAGTTCCTTCCCATAACTTCAGGTTAGAGTATTCGGTGCTTACGCAGCGCGGGTTTTATCCTGAATCACCTGAGAAAGAAAATCAGGATAGTTATTGTATAAGAACACAGCTTCAGGGTAATCCAAATGTTCATTTCTTTGGGGTGTTTGATGGGCATGGACAGTTTGGTACTGAATGTTCTGTGTTTGTTAGGGATAGGCTTGTTGAGATTTTATCAAATGATTCTACATTGTTAGATGACCCTGTTAAGGCTTACAATTCTGCATTTTCAATAACAAATGAAGAACTTCATGATAGTGAGATTGATGATTCCATGAGTGGGACAACTGCTATAACTGCTCTTCTTGTTGGAGACATGTTGTATGTGGCTAATGTAGGTGATTCAAGAGCAGTGATGGCTGTTAAAGAAGGAAATAGAGTTGTTGCCAAAGATTTGTCTTCTGATCAGACACCATTTAGGAAAGATGAATGTGAAAGAGTGAAAAGCTGTGGGGCAAGAGTTCTTAGTGTTGATCAAGtggaaggtctaaaggatcctGATATTCAATCATGGGGGGACGAGGAAACAGAAGGAGGTGATCCACCTAGATTGTGGGTTCAAAATGGGATGTATCCAGGGACTGCGTTTACACGGAGTGTTGGAGATAGTACAGCTGAAAGCATTGGTGTAGTTGCTGTTCCAGAGGTGACAACAGTACATCTTACAGCTCATCATCCTTTCTTCGTAGTTGCAAGCGATGGTGTCTTTGAGTTCCTCTCCAGCCAAACTGTGGTGGACATG GTAAATAGAGCTGCGGATCCTAGGGATGCAAGTTCAGCCATTGCTGGAGAGTCTTACAAACTGTGGCTAGATCATGAAAATCGGACAGATGATATAACAATCATCATTGTACATATTAAAGCCTTATCCAAT TTGGGATAG
- the LOC101266158 gene encoding probable protein phosphatase 2C 35 isoform X1 yields the protein MGCVHGKCCCRYPRSSDGDNREDLGRYAQVQTHILAGRSVESAQVPSHNFRLEYSVLTQRGFYPESPEKENQDSYCIRTQLQGNPNVHFFGVFDGHGQFGTECSVFVRDRLVEILSNDSTLLDDPVKAYNSAFSITNEELHDSEIDDSMSGTTAITALLVGDMLYVANVGDSRAVMAVKEGNRVVAKDLSSDQTPFRKDECERVKSCGARVLSVDQVEGLKDPDIQSWGDEETEGGDPPRLWVQNGMYPGTAFTRSVGDSTAESIGVVAVPEVTTVHLTAHHPFFVVASDGVFEFLSSQTVVDMVNRAADPRDASSAIAGESYKLWLDHENRTDDITIIIVHIKALSNSGGGATAKRNGGRTTNTEKETSEIYFTPSASEGYRSVRSELSEVSCCQTVPSSDQSSRVVVSSSLD from the exons ATGGGGTGTGTTCATGGGAAGTGTTGTTGTAGATATCCAAGATCTTCAGATGGTGATAATAGGGAAGATTTGGGTAGATATGCTCAGGTTCAAACACATATTCTTGCTGGAAGGTCTGTTGAAAGTGCTCAAGTTCCTTCCCATAACTTCAGGTTAGAGTATTCGGTGCTTACGCAGCGCGGGTTTTATCCTGAATCACCTGAGAAAGAAAATCAGGATAGTTATTGTATAAGAACACAGCTTCAGGGTAATCCAAATGTTCATTTCTTTGGGGTGTTTGATGGGCATGGACAGTTTGGTACTGAATGTTCTGTGTTTGTTAGGGATAGGCTTGTTGAGATTTTATCAAATGATTCTACATTGTTAGATGACCCTGTTAAGGCTTACAATTCTGCATTTTCAATAACAAATGAAGAACTTCATGATAGTGAGATTGATGATTCCATGAGTGGGACAACTGCTATAACTGCTCTTCTTGTTGGAGACATGTTGTATGTGGCTAATGTAGGTGATTCAAGAGCAGTGATGGCTGTTAAAGAAGGAAATAGAGTTGTTGCCAAAGATTTGTCTTCTGATCAGACACCATTTAGGAAAGATGAATGTGAAAGAGTGAAAAGCTGTGGGGCAAGAGTTCTTAGTGTTGATCAAGtggaaggtctaaaggatcctGATATTCAATCATGGGGGGACGAGGAAACAGAAGGAGGTGATCCACCTAGATTGTGGGTTCAAAATGGGATGTATCCAGGGACTGCGTTTACACGGAGTGTTGGAGATAGTACAGCTGAAAGCATTGGTGTAGTTGCTGTTCCAGAGGTGACAACAGTACATCTTACAGCTCATCATCCTTTCTTCGTAGTTGCAAGCGATGGTGTCTTTGAGTTCCTCTCCAGCCAAACTGTGGTGGACATG GTAAATAGAGCTGCGGATCCTAGGGATGCAAGTTCAGCCATTGCTGGAGAGTCTTACAAACTGTGGCTAGATCATGAAAATCGGACAGATGATATAACAATCATCATTGTACATATTAAAGCCTTATCCAAT TCAGGTGGTGGTGCCACAGCCAAGAGAAATGGAGGAAGAACAACGAACACAGAGAAAGAAACATCGGAGATATATTTCACTCCGTCTGCTTCGGAAGGTTATCGGTCAGTAAGGAGTGAGTTGTCTGAAGTGAGCTGTTGTCAAACTGTTCCGTCATCAGACCAGAGCTCCAGAGTAGTAGTTTCATCTAGCTT GGATTGA
- the LOC101267057 gene encoding putative E3 ubiquitin-protein ligase RF298, whose translation MASMVAKACATPSAQYTPAVTVLEKGSRNKRKFRADPPLVDPNKMISSPQFECTSFEFSADKFGMIPTHELSNGCDMCSLKQDSSESLKLDLGLSCSVGSSEVGPSEPREVVETTEQFHDADWSDFTEAQLEELVLNNLDTIFRSAIKRIMAFGYSEEIATKAVLRSGICYGCKDIVSNIVENTLVFLRSGHDIDSSGEHYFEDLLQMEKYVLAELVCVLREVRPFFSTGDAMWCLLICDMNVSHACAMESDPLSSLVVDSSENSSASLQPHLQSEAKSSESITRIPCKPNPSVACAHCSTDTSNVSSAISGHSFQLEASNMPGVHEIKPKPSFALTGIIPEKDSSSSLFDTVDKTFTATGAPNPPIVEEEFVGTRKVSGITKREYILRQKSLHLEKHYRTYGSKGVSRKFNGFSGLVLDNKLKSMADSAGMNIKNASLKVNKISVAGRNDNVHHSISTNNGFSSTSVFGSNNGNGPVPLPNTNIPSSSPQVSTSPALPAADTELSLSFPASNMTPMPLSYNAGAGVCAFNMIPNEKSIAQWVPQDKKDEMILKLVPRVHELQGQLQEWTEWANQKVMQAARRLSKDKAELKTLRQEKEEVERLKKEKQSLEENTMKKLAEMENALFKAKGQFERANAAVRRLEIEKDLLKRDMEAAKLRAAELAGSCQEVSKRENKTLMKFQSWEKQKAILQDELAAERRKLVELQQQLEQAKDVLNQLEGRWKQEKNATEDLLRQASSLRKEREQIETSAKSKEDMTKLKAESSLQKYKDDIERLEKEISQLRLKTDSSKIAALKRGIDGSYASKLTDFRNAPLPKDTQIPYISTFVTDFEEYSQDGGVKRERECVMCLSEEMSVVFLPCAHQVVCTTCNELHEKQGMKECPSCRSLIQQRICARYNHT comes from the exons ATGGCATCAATGGTTGCAAAGGCATGTGCTACGCCATCGGCTCAATATACACCGGCTGTGACAGTCTTGGAAAAAGGAAGTAGGAATAAGAGGAAATTCAGAGCGGATCCACCTCTAGTTGATCCAAATAAAATGATCTCTTCACCTCAGTTTGAGTGCACGAGTTTTGAATTCTCAGCGGATAAATTTGGAATGATCCCTACTCATGAATTGTCGAATGGTTGTGATATGTGTAGCCTGAAGCAAGACAGCTCAGAGAGTTTGAAACTTGACCTCGGATTGTCTTGCAGTGTAGGATCGTCGGAAGTAGGTCCAAGTGAGCCAAGAGAGGTAGTTGAAACAACTGAACAGTTCCATGATGCTGATTGGAGTGATTTTACAGAAGCCCAGCTAGAAGAGCTTGTCTTGAACAACTTGGATACAATTTTCAGGAGTGCAATTAAGAGAATAATGGCATTTGGTTACAGTGAAGAGATTGCCACAAAGGCTGTTTTAAGGTCTGGTATTTGCTATGGTTGTAAGGACATTGTATCAAACATAGTGGAGAATACATTGGTTTTTCTTCGTAGCGGCCATGACATTGACTCATCCGGGGAGCATTATTTTGAGGATTTGCTGCAAATGGAAAAGTATGTGTTGGCGGAATTGGTCTGTGTTCTGCGGGAAGTTAGGCCTTTCTTTAGCACTGGTGATGCAATGTGGTGCTTGCTAATATGTGATATGAATGTATCTCATGCTTGTGCAATGGAAAGTGATCCTTTGAGTAGTTTGGTTGTTGACAGCAGTGAAAACTCCTCTGCTTCTCTGCAGCCTCATTTGCAATCCGAGGCCAAAAGTTCTGAATCCATCACTAGAATTCCCTGTAAGCCAAATCCTTCAGTTGCTTGTGCACATTGTTCGACTGATACTTCCAATGTCTCTTCTGCTATTTCTGGGCATAGCTTTCAGTTGGAGGCATCCAATATGCCAGGAGTCCATGAGATCAAACCTAAGCCTTCATTTGCTCTGACTGGAATTATCCCAGAGAAAGATTCTTCAAGTTCTCTGTTTGACACTGTTGATAAAACCTTTACGGCCACAGGAGCACCCAATCCTCCAATCGTTGAGGAGGAGTTTGTGGGTACTAGAAAGGTATCTGGCATCACCAAAAGGGAGTATATACTTAGGCAAAAGTCCCTACATCTGGAGAAACATTACCGCACTTATGGTTCAAAAGGGGTCAGTAGGAAATTCAATGGTTTTAGTGGTTTAGTATTAGATAATAAACTTAAGTCCATGGCAGACTCTGCTGGCATGAATATAAAGAACGCTTCATTGAAGGTCAACAAGATCTCTGTTGCCGGGAGAAATGATAATGTACACCATAGTATCTCAACAAATAATGGATTTTCTTCAACATCAGTTTTTGGGTCCAATAATGGCAATGGACCTGTTCCATTACCTAATACAAATATCCCTTCTTCATCACCGCAAGTCAGTACTTCACCTGCACTGCCTGCTGCTGATACTGAGCTATCACTCTCATTCCCTGCCAGCAACATGACCCCAATGCCTCTTAGTTATAACGCTGGGGCCGGTGTTTGTGCTTTTAATATGATTCCTAATGAAAAATCTATTGCTCAATGGGTTCCTCAAGACAAGAAAGATGAAATGATTCTAAAGTTAGTTCCAAGGGTTCACGAATTGCAAGGTCAGCTCCAAGAGTGGACAGAATGGGCCAATCAGAAGGTTATGCAAGCCGCTCGTAGACTGAGTAAAGACAAAGCTGAGCTTAAGACACTTCggcaagaaaaagaagaagtggAGAGGCTGAAGAAAGAGAAGCAGAGTTTGGAGGAAAATACCATGAAAAAGCTAGCCGAGATGGAGAATGCCTTGTTTAAGGCTAAGGGACAATTCGAACGAGCTAATGCTGCTGTTCGTAGGCTTGAGATCGAGAAGGATTTACTAAAGAGGGATATGGAAGCTGCCAAATTGCGTGCAGCAGAGTTAGCTGGAAGCTGTCAGGAAGTTTCAAAGAGGGAAAATAAGACACTCATGAAGTTCCAGTCATGGGAGAAGCAGAAAGCTATATTACAGGATGAACTGGCAGCTGAAAGACGGAAGCTGGTGGAACTGCAACAACAACTGGAGCAAGCTAAAGATGTTCTGAACCAGCTCGAG GGTAGATGGAAGCAGGAAAAGAATGCCACGGAAGATTTACTTAGGCAGGCTAGTTCATTAAGGAAAGAGAGAGAACAGATTGAAACTTCAGCCAAATCCAAGGAGGATATGACCAAATTAAAAGCTGAAAGTAGTTTACAAAAGTATAAAGATGATATTGAAAGGCTAGAAAAGGAAATATCCCAGCTCAGACTAAAGACTGATTCTTCAAAGATAGCTGCTCTTAAAAGAGGCATAGATGGAAGCTATGCAAGCAAACTGACCGACTTTAGAAATGCTCCATTACCAAAAGACACTCAAATACCTTATATCTCCACATTTGTGACAGATTTTGAGGAATATTCTCAGGATGGAGGGGTGAAACGAGAACGCGAGTGTGTCATGTGCTTGTCCGAGGAGATGTCTGTGGTTTTTCTGCCATGTGCTCATCAAGTGGTATGCACGACATGCAACGAACTTCATGAGAAGCAAGGGATGAAAGAATGTCCTTCTTGTAGGAGCCTGATCCAGCAGCGGATTTGTGCGCGCTATAATCATACTTAG
- the LOC101266756 gene encoding uncharacterized protein isoform X1 has protein sequence MDHQQTPNAPLLPPPMRPTVHQDDADEEDETVKQLNECSSVYLSLQDCLINSNRNWKSCQKVYSKNYVLVAEVQALKACNDRRQKDKRS, from the exons ATGGACCATCAACAAACTCCGAACGCGCCACTGCTTCCGCCGCCGATGCGGCCAACGGTACATCAGGATGACGCCGACGAAGAAGACGAAACTGTAAAGCAGCTCAACGAGTGCTCTTCTGTCTACTTATCATTACAG GATTGTCTGATCAATTCTAACCGGAATTGGAAATCTTGTCAAAAAG TTTATTCCAAAAACTATGTGCTGGTTGCAGAAGTTCAGGCTCTCAAGGCATGTAACGATAGAAGACAGAAAGACAAGAGGAGTTGA
- the LOC101266452 gene encoding peptide methionine sulfoxide reductase B5: MAVEKSEEEWRAILSPEQFRILRQKGTELKGSGEYDKFFDEGIYNCAGCGTPLYKSSTKFDSGCGWPAFFEGLPGTINRSPDPDGRRTEITCAACGGHLGHVFKGEGHNTPTDERHCVNSVSVKFIPANTSSVLL; this comes from the exons ATGGCAGTTGAGAAATCTGAGGAAGAATGGCGTGCTATTCTATCTCCTGAGCAGTTTCGAATCCTCCGTCAGAAAGGAACTGA GCTAAAGGGAAGTGGTGAATATGACAAGTTTTTTGATGAAGGAATTTATAACTGTGCTGGTTGTGGAACTCCATTGTATAAATCCTCAACCAAATTTGACTCTGGCTGTGGTTGGCCTGCTTTCTTTGAGGGTCTTCCGGGGACGATAAATCGCTCT CCAGATCCAGATGGAAGGAGGACGGAGATTACATGTGCTGCTTGTGGTGGACATCTTGGTCATGTTTTCAAAGGAGAAGGTCACAACACACCCACAGATGAACGACACTGTGTCAACAGCGTTTCTGTCAAGTTTATCCCTGCAAATACCTCATCTGTTCTACTCTGA